DNA sequence from the Malus domestica chromosome 06, GDT2T_hap1 genome:
AGATAAGGAACATCAAATATGAACACAAGGTGACTTGCTTCTCTAAAAAGCACTTGCTCTTATAAGCGCTTTATCACTTGCTTCGCTCACTCGGTAGtattcgtttgttttgtttggttagTGGCGGGCAACGAACCTGCAATGCCGCAATGTCACTTCGAATCCTCGcaccaaaaccaaaactaaaacgGCCGTCTCTGTTAGAAATTTGCAACGGAGACCTCGACCCCAGACAGTTCTACCAACTCCTCTCCCACGCCGTTACTTCCGGCGTCTTCGCCACCGACTCCGTCGTCTCCAGCAGGCTCCTCCTCCGCTCCCTCTCCCGCCGCCACCTCGAATTTTCCCGCGCCATCTTCTCCCAGATTCAAAACCCAAATATCTTCGCCTGCAACTTCATCTTCAAGGCCTTCTCCCACAGCTCCTCCCCGCAAGAAGCGGTCTTTCACTACAATCTCGTGCGACGTCGTTTTCCCCATGTGCTGCCGGATAACTACTCCTTCCCTTTCCTCTTCAAAGCATGCGGTCGTCTCAGTCTTCCCCACAAAGGCCAAGAGCTTCACTGTTTGGCCATGGCGCTAGGGCTCGAAACCGACGTCTTCGTTCAAAACGGCCTCGTTTCGATGTACTCCGCGTGTGGAATGCTTCACTGTGCCCGTAAAGTCTTCGACTTGCTTCCTGTTTCGGTTCGCGACGTGGTGTCTTGGAACAGCATTGTTTCTGGGTATGTCCAAAGCAATCGGAACTGGGACGCACTCCAGATGTTCGACGAAATGCTTGCATTTACAAGGCCCGATAATGTGACGTTGGTCAGTGCTCTCACTGCTTGTGGGAAGATGCGTTGTCTTCATTTGGGGAGGCAAATTCATGGGTTAGTGTTGGCAAGTGGGTTTGCTTTGGACGTCTTCTTGGGTTCGTCTTTGATTGACATGTATGCGAAATGTGGGCGCATGGATGATGCTCGAAAGGTTTTCGATAGAATTAGGAACAAAAATGTGGTGTGTTGGACTTCTATGATCGCTGGTTATACTCAGTCACGTTTGTTCAAGGATGCGATTGAATTGTTTAGGGAAATGCAATTAGATGGAGTTGAAGCAGACGCAGTAATGGTTGCTTGTGTGATATCAGCGTGCGGGCGTTCGGGTGCATTAGGCCATGGAAGATGGGTGCATACATACTGCGAAAGAATCGGCTTTTACACCAACATCTCCGTGAAGAATGCCTTGATTGACATGTATTCAAAGTGCGGAGACATTAAACGGGCTCTTGAAATTTTCCATGACATGAGCAACAGAGATGTATTTACATGGACTGCCATGATAACTGGTCTTGCTATGAACGGGGACTCTGTCGGAGCACTGGAAGTGTTTTCACAAATGGAAGCGAGTGATGTCAGGCCGAACGAGGTCTCATTCCTCGGCATCTTGTCAGCATGCGGTCATGGCGGGTTTGTGGATAAAGGTTTTCATTATTTCAGAGCCATGGCTGGAATATATAACCTCACTCCTCGCATTGAACACTACGGATGCATGGTGGATCTTCTTGGTCGAGCTAATCTGTTAAATGAAGCAGAGAAGTTCATCGGAGCTATGCCAATCCAACCTGATGTGGTTATATGGCGATCTCTGCTTTTTGCATGTAGGACTTATGGAAACATAGAATTGGCAGAGTTTGTAGCCAAAAAGATCGAGGAATTAGAACCAAGAAAGTTTGAGTCTCGCGTTTTGTTATCGAATCTATATGCTTCGGCATCAAGGTGGCATGAAGTGAGCACGATGAGGAAGGCTACGCCTCTTCAGGGTGCCCAGAAGCAGCCGGGTTGCTCTCTTATAGAAGTAGACGGTCTTGTTCATGAATTCATTGTCGCAGATTGTTCACATTGTCAAATTGATTCGATATACGAGACGCTTAGAGGAATGAACAAAGTCATACGATCAGAAAGATTTGATTAGGGAGTTTGGATGGTGCACAATTCTTATTGGAAAGTTGGCAACCGAACAGAAAGATTTGAGGTATTGATGATTAGTTCAAGGTAGATGACAGTGCCAAGAATGGCGGTAGTTGCTCGAATGCGAATTCCACTGTGTAATCCAGGATCATTAGGGAAAGAAGTAAGGGTTGCCTACTAAAGATTTGATGGCTGAGAGGCGCCGCCGGAAGAAGATCAACGACCACGATGGGATTAAAACCCTGGGATAAGGTTCATGGGTGTTCAAATTCACCACTTGAGATAACCTCAAGGGTAACTTACCAGTAAGTTACAGTTGAATTTACCAGTAAAGAtgggcttaacctcacaatgagctagtgtGATTTAAAAATTCACCTTTAGTGAGAATcgagacctctcacttacaagtgaaaaaaaatatcactagaccgtagtattaagtgggtGGCTCCCATAAGTTGTAGTTGAAATTGCATTATTGCGCACTAAATACAGTTGTAAGATTGCTTTACATTAGAATTTGATACTCTAAAATTCCGTTTgtgttgtaaatagtgggtatgtatgcccacatgcatATAGTAAGCCTTTCACTTTGTAGCTTGTGATTT
Encoded proteins:
- the LOC103438755 gene encoding pentatricopeptide repeat-containing protein At1g08070, chloroplastic-like, encoding MALGLETDVFVQNGLVSMYSACGMLHCARKVFDLLPVSVRDVVSWNSIVSGYVQSNRNWDALQMFDEMLAFTRPDNVTLVSALTACGKMRCLHLGRQIHGLVLASGFALDVFLGSSLIDMYAKCGRMDDARKVFDRIRNKNVVCWTSMIAGYTQSRLFKDAIELFREMQLDGVEADAVMVACVISACGRSGALGHGRWVHTYCERIGFYTNISVKNALIDMYSKCGDIKRALEIFHDMSNRDVFTWTAMITGLAMNGDSVGALEVFSQMEASDVRPNEVSFLGILSACGHGGFVDKGFHYFRAMAGIYNLTPRIEHYGCMVDLLGRANLLNEAEKFIGAMPIQPDVVIWRSLLFACRTYGNIELAEFVAKKIEELEPRKFESRVLLSNLYASASRWHEVSTMRKATPLQGAQKQPGCSLIEVDGLVHEFIVADCSHCQIDSIYETLRGMNKVIRSERFD